One region of Acetobacter ghanensis genomic DNA includes:
- a CDS encoding ribbon-helix-helix domain-containing protein, translating into MSRKGSLLSLRDRDSAISSAVATSESKVTATDSKPVAPSRQGKKAMTGYFSPEMSFAMHMTARKHGMSLQDAMADAFNDWLRKMGESPVGK; encoded by the coding sequence ATGAGCCGGAAGGGGTCTCTACTATCGTTGCGGGATCGTGATTCCGCAATATCGTCGGCTGTAGCCACATCAGAAAGTAAGGTTACTGCCACAGACAGCAAGCCGGTTGCGCCGAGCCGTCAAGGCAAGAAAGCCATGACTGGTTATTTTAGCCCAGAAATGTCATTTGCCATGCATATGACCGCCAGAAAGCATGGAATGAGTTTACAGGACGCGATGGCCGACGCGTTTAACGACTGGCTACGCAAGATGGGAGAAAGTCCTGTAGGCAAGTAG
- the parA gene encoding ParA family partition ATPase has translation MPTIAIISQKGGAGKTTLALHLAAAAEATGHTALVIDVDPQATASQWAAWRKDAPPVVIDSAPPRLAAKIEQAMSQGAEFIVIDTPPHADSAASAAVEVADLVLIPCRPSAFDLAAIKTTASLIKMRGKPAFVVFTAGSPTAPRMYEEATQLVESYGLNACPHIIADRAVFRHAAAEGKTAMEIESKGKAADEVRRLYKWTCKHVNMQSSRKRRASA, from the coding sequence ATGCCAACAATAGCGATTATCAGTCAGAAGGGGGGAGCTGGAAAAACCACTCTGGCTTTGCATCTGGCTGCTGCTGCTGAGGCTACTGGCCACACGGCATTGGTGATTGATGTGGACCCACAGGCAACTGCGAGCCAATGGGCGGCATGGCGTAAGGATGCTCCGCCGGTTGTGATTGACAGTGCTCCGCCACGCCTCGCGGCTAAGATCGAACAAGCAATGAGTCAGGGCGCTGAGTTCATCGTGATTGATACTCCGCCTCACGCTGATAGTGCGGCTAGTGCTGCCGTTGAAGTCGCCGATTTAGTGTTAATTCCATGTCGGCCGAGTGCATTCGATCTGGCAGCGATCAAAACTACTGCCAGTCTTATAAAAATGCGTGGCAAACCAGCCTTCGTCGTTTTTACAGCGGGAAGTCCGACCGCTCCGCGTATGTATGAGGAGGCCACACAACTCGTAGAAAGCTACGGGCTAAACGCATGTCCACATATTATCGCTGATCGTGCAGTTTTTCGTCATGCAGCGGCGGAAGGGAAAACTGCAATGGAAATAGAGTCAAAAGGCAAGGCGGCTGATGAGGTAAGGCGGCTTTACAAGTGGACATGCAAGCATGTGAACATGCAATCATCGAGAAAGCGGAGAGCTAGCGCATGA